One window of the Flavobacteriales bacterium genome contains the following:
- a CDS encoding cyanophycinase, which produces MFKAKGILIPIGGNEDKGDDINRSETETLEFIQEGIISHVVRESGGKDKSFVVIPTASSIPVEVGQTYIQTFELLGCKNVTVLDIRKKADANNPKNLEIVRKSSCVMFSGGDQSKITKIIGGSALHEILTNRYANDPEFVLAGTSAGAMAMSEEMIAGGIASESFVKGTVKMSKGMGWLPQIMIDTHFVQRGRFGRIAQAVAKFPSILGIGLSENTGVVIKNGDDLKVIGTGMVIIFDGSEIEHNSEALLEPGTPMTITNLKVHVLSNSDRYTLSTKKVAVLPIDAPFN; this is translated from the coding sequence ATGTTTAAAGCGAAGGGTATATTAATTCCGATTGGCGGAAACGAGGATAAAGGGGATGATATCAACCGAAGTGAAACCGAGACACTCGAATTTATTCAGGAGGGAATTATCTCGCATGTGGTGCGGGAAAGCGGAGGAAAAGACAAAAGTTTTGTTGTTATTCCAACGGCTTCCAGCATTCCGGTTGAGGTTGGTCAAACCTACATTCAAACCTTTGAATTGTTGGGTTGTAAAAATGTAACGGTGCTGGATATTCGGAAAAAAGCAGACGCCAACAATCCTAAAAATCTTGAGATAGTTAGAAAATCCAGTTGTGTGATGTTTTCGGGCGGCGACCAATCAAAAATTACCAAAATAATTGGAGGTAGTGCCTTGCACGAAATACTTACCAATAGATATGCCAACGACCCAGAATTTGTGCTTGCCGGAACCAGTGCAGGAGCGATGGCTATGTCGGAAGAAATGATTGCCGGTGGTATTGCATCCGAATCTTTTGTAAAAGGTACAGTAAAAATGTCGAAGGGCATGGGGTGGCTGCCGCAAATAATGATTGATACACACTTTGTGCAACGCGGAAGGTTTGGCAGAATTGCTCAGGCCGTGGCGAAGTTTCCGTCAATTTTGGGCATAGGCTTGTCTGAAAATACGGGTGTGGTAATTAAAAATGGAGATGATTTAAAAGTAATAGGCACGGGTATGGTTATTATTTTTGATGGCAGCGAAATAGAACACAACAGCGAAGCCCTATTAGAACCCGGCACCCCCATGACCATCACTAATTTGAAAGTGCATGTCTTGTCAAACTCAGACCGATATACTCTTTCAACCAAAAAAGTGGCGGTATTACCTATTGATGCCCCTTTTAATTAG